CcacttctcccacctccttttcTACCACCTCTGTCCAAGCCACCATTGTGTCTCGTCTGGCTACTGCTTTCTCCTCCTAAGAAAGCACCCTGCACTGGGCTCACCCTCCTACAACAAGGCTCCACAAAGCAGTTAAAGTGATCCTTTCAAAACacaattggggctggcccagtggcctagtggttgagttcagtgtgctctgcttcagagacccaggttcacgagttcagattcccggcatggacctacaccactcatcagccatgctgtggcagtgacccacatgccaAATAGAGAAggactggcatggatgttggctcagggcaaatcttcctcagcaaaaaaatggcAAATTGCATCACATCTCAATAACTAAAAATTGTTCATTTGCTTCCCATTATGCTTACACTAAAAGTCTAAACTTCTTACTGTCAGCTTACAAGGCCTTAAATGTTTCAGTGATCCACCTCTCTGAGCTGATCATGTATATATGCCCCTGTGTTCCCCACACTATGGACATTCTGGCTCTCTTTCCACTTCTCAAATACACTTAGTTCATTCCTACAGGGCCTTTACATTTGTTGTTCCCTCTGCAGGAATATGCTTCTCTGTGATCTTTGCTTCATTGAAGTCacagctcaaatgccatctccTCAAAAATAACTTCTCTAACCACTGCTAAATAGTCCCCATGTGTTCCTCCAGATACACTGCTACCCCTTTCCACTCTGTTCTGTTCCCTAGAAAGCTGACCTTCACGGGCTACATCAACCAGGCCTCCTCCACCTCTCTTTCCATTGGGTTTTGCCAACGGGAAGCAATGGTGGAAATAGGAGGGCGGGAGCAAAGAAAGCTCAGGATGTATATTTCCCTGGCTCCCCTCATGCTGAGTTGCTGGTTGGCAGTGGCCATGTTCCTCTACCAAAGTTCCCAATAGTTGGTCTCTTCTATAGCTATACCCTCCTATAAGCTTCCACAAATGGCTCCTTCCCCTCATCGTGTCAGGCCCAGGTGTAATAGTTGCTTCCTATTTGGGGGCCTGAGATGTGTCACCATCCATTGTTGGCTTCCCTTCATTAAACTCTTTTTCCTTGAGTGTGCCATCTAATTCCTGCTGTAGCAGCTTACCTAGGTCTGCCATAAcagagtaccacaaactgggtggcttaatcaacagaaatgtattgtctcacagttctagaggctagataTCCAAGACATCGGGGTCAGCAGGGCTGGCTTCTTCTGATGGCTGTGAGGAACAACCTATTGTATGCCTCTCCCCTAGCTACTGGTGGCTTGaagcaatctttggcattccttggctggtaAAAGCATCATCCCAATCTCTGCCCTCACCTTCACATGACATTCTCCCTGAGTGTgtatctgtgtccaaatttcttcttttcatgaaaagaccagtcatattggattagggatcactctaatgacctcatcttaatgaATTACACctgcaatgactctatttccaaataaggtcacattctgaggtgtaGGGGTTAGGATGGCAtaagaattttggagggacacaattcaagcCATAACACCCGTTGGGACTCTGATAGATATTTCCTCTCCATCATCACTCTCTATCACAttgcctattttattttcttatagcaCTTACCACTACTTGATAgtatttgatttatttgtttatatgtgtgaatatttactttctgattttctttctccctcaatAAAATATAAGCTTCATAAGGGCAAGCTGTTGTCTATCTTATTTTCTGCTGTAActatctgacacatagtaggaaatcaagaaataattattaaataaatggcACTATCTAAAGTTTGGTTTAGAATCTTAAACTGCTATAGATGTTAGTTACTACTGCATGTAAATTATAATATTCATATGCTACTGTACCATCTCTGTCATCCGTAAAAGAAGTTTAGACTCTCTACGTGTATTTTAGGAAGCAGCTTCGTGAAATATGAGGACACTTTGTTGTTTCTGTCCCAGATCTCCATTTATTCATTGTGTCATATTAATGAAATCTTGTAATCTCTCTCAGCCTGAATTTCCCCAAATGGGAAAAATGTTTTCTACCTCTAATATTAGAAggctttttaaaaaggtaattatggACCCAAAAATGCTTTGTAGAATGCGAAGTAAGAGAGAATTACAGGTGACCATCATCCTTGTGGCAATTATGGTTATTACTGGGACACTATTTGGACCTGAACTTCTTCTTAAAGATGTTAAGAAGGATTCAAAGAAAAACAGCTAGCTAGTCAAATGAATTCAGGCAATATcaggttaaaagaaaatttctttccttcagtAATTCTCAGAACTTTTAATGTTTCGAAGTAAATTTAGATTTTCCATAAGGGAATATTGCATACCTTTTTTACAAACTTACCTGACCACGCAACATATTTTATTCAAACCATCTCATAGGATTAGGGGTTGAGAAATGATGAGGTGGGGATTTCTGTCTAAGCTAGACAAATCAATGTCATTTCAAAGGTAGACTTTTAAaccaaaactagaaagaaaagaattttccagCTCTAGATGCAAGTAGGTTGTTGCCAATGTTTTCTAGCTTCAAAACAACGTAATTCAGCATTAGTCCTCAGCAGAGAGTAGGATGACAGTGACCCTACAGGGAAATCATTCCTCTTATAATCAGTATTAGAATACTTTTGAACCCTGCTCTGACCGTCCTGGACATAAAGTTAAAATCATGCCCCTTCATGTTTTTCTTCGCCACAATATCTAccagaaaatggaggaaagcaTCCAAAATGTGACTATTAGTAGGGCTCTGCAGTGCGTGCCTCTGCGTGTCCACGGTGACAGGCACCGGTCCATGTAGATGCGTGTCCACTCCTCCTGCTGCGGGTGAGACATCAAGGTCCACAGAATACAAAATGTCATTTCCTGCTACGAAGGAGGTTTTATCTAAGCTGTGGTTTTAGAGTTCCTCCTTCTGCTCACCAACAACTGGAGGACTAAAATAGAGCTACCAAGCATATGAGTGGATAGAACCACAGAAATCCATAATCCAGGCCCTTTGTTATAGAGATGAGGAAGTCAAGGCCCGGATGATGAAGTGAATTATTTAAGATTACTAGGCGCCTTTGTATTACCACAGAGGTGACTATCCAAGGAGGCAGAAAATCCTGTCCTGACTTGCGTGGACAAAGCTCTCCCCAGGTTCTGCAACCTACTCAACTTTACAGCTGGACTCCTTACTAGCTTGgattctaaaatttcatttagaAAGTTGCATCCTAAGGACCagctgatttttctttctaacttTCAGGGGAGAACTACCCCAAGAGACAGCAAAACAACCCCTAGAAAAAACTAGCATTTGCTCTCTCCCTCAGGCCTTAAACACTCCCTGGGACCGCGGCCTACACCAGCCCAAGGATAGTCCATCCAACATCATTGCTCAACCTTGTCATTCCATGTCACTTATCCTTCTCACAGCCTCTTATCCCCAGACTACTCCAGGATTCTTTTCCCTGATCTTCCTTCCATCAAAGATATCCCACTCATTGGGCAAACATTTCCCAAGCACCTATTACGTGTTGGGCATCCTGCTAGAAGCTGGAGATATCAAGATGGCATTTGTTCACTCAAGGAGTTAACAGTCTGGTGAGAGAGAATATAAAGAGATAGTTCTTTTACAGAGTGCTAAGTGAAGTGCTAGAGTAGAAAATGTGAGGACTAAGCTGTTCCGCTCACACAAGACCATGAGGCTTGAGATGTTGAACATACAGTTCTTAGCATTTCTGTCATCAGTTTCCACTTTTCCATCCCTTCTGCTTCTGCCCTGCTTCCAGGCTTCATCATCTCTTGACTGAACAAACAACACCTTCCTAACTTTCTCCCTGCCTCACCTTTGCCAACCTAACTTTCACTCTTCTAccagaataatttttcaaaaaattgaaatcacCATGTCTGGAATATAGTAaaaactcattaaatatttattgaataaataatgtCACTCCCTTGCTTAACACCATTCAGTGAATTTGTAACTCATACGGAGGTGCTTGCAAAACGTTCCCAATGATTCATCTCCTAATGAGGTGgggaatgaaaacatatgtacacCCCAAAGGTAATATTcagtaaaatgcacaaatctaaGGTGTACGGCTCAACCTCACTTTACATTTGCATAAATACATGTGTCCACCACTTAGATagaatatagaacattttcatttcacCCTAGAAAATTTTCTCAAGCCCCTTGCCAAGTCAGTCCTCCCTTTCAGAATTAACCAATATTCCACCTTCAATCACTATAGATTCATGTTGCTTGTTCTTGAGTTTCATAtgatcaatggaatcatacagtatgtattgCTATTGACTTAAGTGTCAGTATTTTGTATCCTGTCACCTTTCATGGAGCATCTCAGATGGAAATTTCCACTCAAAACTCTAAGACACTCAGTGGCCATTTTCAAGACACCACACTCCATACTGATTTCTTAGCTTTTGCCAAAATCTATTTCCTATACATATCAATTAGAAAGAGtcagaaaaacaaattctcaTTAAAGGAAAGAAGATATAGATAATATATATCAAGGAAAATATCCTCATGATTAATACCTAACAGCTTGTATTTGTAGAAACATATGTTCGTGGATTGACTAATCAGATAATGTCATCTTGAGCAAGGAAATAATTTTCTAACAGTGGTCCATTCAGGGCCAAAGACAAACTTGTAATGAAGATAtgtgagcaaaaagaaaacatccagaaggaatggaagaaaaagTAGCATTAACTGAGAGCTTCTTATGGTCCAGACACAATGCTAGCTAAGCGCTGGggattcaaaaatgaaaatgacacaTGATAGCTCTAAACTGGTGTTacttttctagaaaattatttgCTAATGTGTATCAAGAGCCTTATAAAAGTTTTATGTCTTTCTCCTagtaattccatttctaaaaatttatcttaAAGATATATTCAAACAcgagaaaaatatgagaaatatcaAACATGcaagaattattaaataaattatagtgagGCCATTGACTTACTATATTGAATATTACAGAATATtacaaaacctttaaaaatatattcttgaggaatatttaatgacaaaataaacactcaaaatatgaagttttcctttttttaaaaaaaagcaggcTACAAATCTATAGCTATGGTGTGATACAAattatttatgtgtgtatgtgtgtatatatgagtACATGTACTAATGGCACATATGGATGACACACACGCTCATTTACATTTCCCCACTCTGTGACTAGAAGCACATGTTTCAGAATACTGTCAATAACAACCTACTTTTTCATCTTTGCCAACTTGATAAGCCAAAACATGTTATCTTAATTTAGATTTCTAGATACTAATAAAATCATTTTGCAAATCTTTGATTCAGTATTAATGAGGGTCTGAAGGAAAAAAGTACTCATACTCAGCTTGTGGTAGAAAAATTGATAGTTACCTTCAGGGGCAATTTTATAGTATCTACTGAAATGTTAAGTGAACATACCCTGAGAGAAGCAATTCCATTTTTCAGGATCTGTTTTAAAGAAACAACTTGTATAGATGGCCAAGGACGTATATACACATTGTCACATTGTTTGtcataaaaaaacagaaagaacctATGTCCTCATAAATCAGGGAATGGCTAAATAAACTATGCTATATCCATACCAGAAGATATTATATAGGattgaaaaataatgaagtttTAAAGACTGACATAGAAAgattttcaacatatttttgaatgaaatacAAGGGGAAAAATAATATGTAGAGTACGATACtattattgtaaaaataaaacaaaaaacaatattaTGCAAATTCTCAAGTcataaatatattatgaaaatgcACAGAATGGAAATGATACACAGCATATGGATAATGTGGTTACATTTGGGGAAGACACTGGGTTTGGTAAGGACATGGTCAAAGAAGATTTTAATATTCTTggcattttaatttgtttcaaaaaGAATGTATTAATTTGGAACTATATATTAACTTAGaaataaacctttttaaaaaatcaaattgctTTCTGAATGCACCAAGTTCTTCTGTGAagattatatggtatttttttaaaaaatcaagaccaaacaggggcaacaaaagaccccaaactactaaagcaatcctgagaaagaagaagaaagctggaggcatcacaatccctgacttcaaagcatactacaaagctacagtaatcaaaacagcatggtactggtacaaaaacagatgcacagatcaatggaacagaattgaaagcccggaaataaaaccacacatctatggacagctaatctttgacaaaggagctgagggcctacaatggaggaaagaaagtctcttcaacaaatggtgctgggaaaactggacagccacatgtaaaagaatgaaaatcaaccattctttttcaccatttactaaaataaactcaaaatggatcaaagacctaaagattaggcccgaaacaataagtcttctagaagagaatatcggcagcacactctttgacatcagcttcaaaagaatcttttcggacaccataacccttcacatgagggaaacaatagaaagaataaacaaatgggacttcatcagactaaagagcttcttcaaggcaagggaaaacaggattgaaacaaaaaaacagcccactaattgggaaaaaatattcacaagttatttatccgacaaagggttaatctccataatatacaaagaattcacacaactcaacaataaaaaatcaaacaacccaattacaaaatgggcaggggacatgaacagacatttctccaaagaagatatacagatggccaatagacacatgaaaagatgctcatcatcactaatcatcagggaaatgcaaatcaaaactacactaagatatcaccttacacctgttagaatggcaaaaatatccaaaaccaagagtgacaaatgttggagaggctgtggagaaaagggaaccctcatacacttggtgggaatgcaaactggtacagccactatggaaaatagtatggagattcctcaaaaagttaagaatagaaataccttctgacccagccatcccactactgggtatctatcccaagaacctgaaatcagcaattccaaaagttccatgcacccctatgttcatcgcagcattattcacaatagccaagtcatggaaccaacctaagtgcccagcaactgatgattggataaagaagatgtggtatatatatatatatatatatatatatatatatatatatatatatatacaatggaatactactcagccataaaaaaggacaaagtcgtaccattcacaacaacatggatagaccttgagggtattatgttgagtgaaataagccagacagagaaagaggaactctctatgactccactcacaggtggtagttaacatatggacaaagacaactgatcagtggttgccaggggaaaggggggtgggggtagggcactaggggtgaagtggtgtacctacaacatgactaataatgatgtacaactgtaatttcacaaggatgttaactttcatacccttaattaaaaaaaaaatgaagaccaaACACCTTATATAATGAACAAATAGTATATCCATATGGCCAAGTATATGTGAACTAATTAATCCGTAGCGTGGTGAACACAGCAATCTTTAGCTAAATTTACAGTGAATCAGTTTAACTGTTGACTTAGTCTTATTATGTTAATTTCCTGAGAAAGGCGACTAAGGTCCATGTAGATCAGAGGGTTCAGGTGAAAAGTTTCCCTGTTTACTTGGGCAATTTTTACTGTTTAAACCGTTTGGAATCTAGTGGATCAGAGACTGGCCTTGTTTGTTTCAGTTATAACGGACTTCCTTACATCAGAAACTTTACCTGTTGTTACCCCTTAAAGAAGCTCAGATCTAGAAAACTCCCACAATACCTTCAGGAAGAAGGCAGGTAGGCCATCAATAACTGAAATGTTATATTTTAGCCAATTGgacaatttctttctctttatttaataagtattaaCTATTGTTAACGATCATataatgcttttctttaaaactatgatttataaatataaatatgatcaTCACAAATATGATCATTTGCAATGAAGGCATTTGTTTATGAAGAGGcataagtaaatattttcctttcagctaatagttaaaactatttttaacagAATTATTATTCTAGAAACATCATCTGTCTCACTTCACATTTTTGCAATAAACAATTACAGttcaggaaaaaaggaaggcAGGAGTTGGTATTTGGTAATAGGAAGACACCTAAActtaaaatattctggaatttgGAGAAGTTTTATGGTAAATTTTTGGTAAAGACAAgtactttatttttcctccttcataaaataaacatttatattttcttaatgagataaatgaaatataacCAGTCATTTCCCTTCTTATAGCAACTAACATAAGTGTGTAACTTTATTACTTTCCCAGGCAAGATTTAATGGTGGGACGTgtctttccttccatctttcttggCTAGAAATCTGAGAATGAGAGGTATTGCCTTCGGTGGTGTTTTTATCTTATTCTGGCTCTTACGTGGTAAGTTTAagaaaggataaatcaaaaagaggaaaattacttaagaaaatgaagaattacaATATAAGTAGAGGGTGGTTGTAAATAAGGTTATGTAATTAAAGTGCTCCTAACTAGGCCTGAGTAAGCAtttaaataataacagctaacatttatggagcacttactgtATACCAAGTAGTGGTGTAAACATTTCATTTGTATTAATTCATTGCATCCTCTTGACAACCCTATGAGTCAAGTGCTGTTatttcccatttaacagatgagaaaactgagctggTAGATGGTGGCCCACATGTTGCCATGAGTGTTGCTAATTTGCAACTAACCAAATTAGGCTGGAAGCCCTTATAAATATGGCAAAGAAAGTGAATTAATTGGAACAAAAGAAGCACAGATACGGGGCTCCTAGCACTTTTCCTGTTATATGTGCTCTTTTCCACCAACTCCAAccttctttcatttataaaagaACTACATAAAGGAGATAATAGGAAGTTCCCAAGTCCTTTTACAGGATTCTTAAAGCCCCTCGGACTAGGTAGATGTTCGTGAAGGTATGATCTCTGACAGGTGTGTTCAAGCACCATGAAGGGAACCCTCCCTCTCAATGAAATGGTAAGAAGGTGATGCAGACAGCTGCTCTACACTGAACGCAGGCGCAAAGAGCGCAGGGTCGCTTAGAGTCAGAAGATTTAATGAACATATgagtcacctggggatcttgttcaGCTGCAGcgtctgattcagcaggtctggggtggggcctcagAGTCTGCATTTCCAATAAGCTTCCTAGTCATGCTGATGCTGTTGTTCTGGAGACCACGCTTCGGTACGAAGAATCTAGGAGGCatccaagaaataaataaaattctattattgAGACTTAGACAAAGACTGGGGTCACCAACCTAAATGCCTAAAGTGTTTGAGCAGATAATATAAATGGGGGAAGCCAGCCAGCAATAAATCAAGGGGGGCAGCTGATCCCCAGCTACAGATGTTTGCTGCCACGGAGACGGGAGAGCCCAACATTACCAAATCTTCTGCTTCtgcaagagaagccagaaattcaggtttgtaggaaaattttcccaatttttaaatgttgacaacTAATAGAAACTTTGAAGGCTCTCTGCAAGTTAAACATACCAGGACTGGCCCCGGGGCCACCAGTTTGTGGCCTCTGCTGCCCACACTACCCTCATCACTAAATACAGTGCACATAGAGTTCTGATTACCCCTTGCAGAGAGGGCAGCGAGAAAGGCAAACTGCATAGCTTGGGTCTTTGCTGCATTTTAAATCCTTATACTTCTCTGATGCTCCCTGGCGGTCTAGTGCTGAGGATTAAGTCCTTATACTTCTCTCCTGTAAAGAATGTGGAGGGGAGCATATGAGTAggtaaaaaaaatcacagctgaATATCTACAGTGTCTAGGATATCATGAAAAAATCATTCAGGGAGGGCACAGCATTCATTTTGTTGGATGCGCAGGAAAGACATGAAGGTAAAAGAAGAAAGTTCAGCATATAGAGAAATTTGGAAGTAAGGTGTGCCCATGAAATAAGGGGTGGCTATTTAAAAAAGATCACCATCATCATGATttcatatttgtttaaataactgTATATAGGATGTATAATAAGCAGTtaagtaattatatatatataatctgttGAAGGTTCCccactaataaataaattcataaaatagAAGAGCATCCTTCAGAATAAATCATGTAAGGAAACTATTCATTTTACATATAACCTGGAGCTCTAAATTTAGTTGTCAAATCGGAATATATCATGTTTTAGTTATGTTAATAAAACCAACAACAAATTTTCAGACGAAAAGAgactggaagaaaggaaatgggaTCCATGAACATATTTATAAGTGTTCTGGCAGTTGAACGACTACAGTCAGCAAAAAGGCCTAAAAGTTAAGGCATCATCTTCCCTCATAGTAAAGAATGTCAGAGGCAAGATTTTAGGAAGAAGGCTATGGATATCGGGTGTGgaatgagaaggaggagggaccatctgagagggagagaaagaagctaGAGCAGATCCTACTCAGGAAAAGAGTCCAGGGGCCTTAGGCAAGGCACAGAAAGATCTGGCATCATGTAAGCTCTCCACCTAGGCAGGGTCACTGGCACCAAAGGTCTGAGCCCAAGTGGATCTCAAAGGGCAAGTTGAAAGATTGAGAAATAAGTCCAGGAGGAAAACTCACTCAGGCGTGACTTGAAGAAACAGGCAGCCCTAGAATTCTGGGCAGGCAACTGACCCTGAACCTAGGAAAAGTCAAAATCTCCAGCAAGAAGAGGGCAACATCAGAAGGTTTGGGATACGCAAAAGGTAGGTGGCTTGAGTGACACGGTATGCTCGCTAAGAACAGGGGCTTAGGATAGCCACAGACCTTCCTAAGCTCCTGTCTTTGGCACTTGAGCAAGCTACTTAAAATCTtgaggcctcagttttctttatgTGAAATGTGGGCAACTATAATACCTGCCTGAAAGGTTTTATTGTAGGAAATGATTGGGCTAATGCACGTAAATTGCCTAGCAGAGTCCTCGGCATAAgcttaattcttaaaaaaatatttgttgattgatcATTGCTTATGGATTGAAAGTCTGTCATGCTCAGTAAGAGAACCAAGGTGAAATTTCCAAAGTGTCTTTAGTTGAGGTGGAATCTGGGGAGAACAGTCAATAGTCAATAGCCTCATCAGCCTGCCTATTTTCTATTAAAAGAGATCTAATCCCTAATATGGCAGAGGGAGATTTAAAATACATTGCACAAAATGTCTAGTAAACTCTTTCTTAGTAGAATCTCTGGGCTATTTTTACATAACCAAAATGAATAACATTTCGAGCCACTGAATTTGAGTATTGACGATAACCAGCATGTAAGTATTGATCAAGCAAAAATTATTCACCGAGAACCCACTATATATAATGTGCTGCTTTAGACATTGAAATGAAGGCGTAACAGAGAATATATGGCTGAAATTAAATTTTCTGGCTAAATAACTTTGTTTTGATTTAATTAagagcagaggaactgaataaatTTTACCCAACTAAGTTGTTTAAACCACCTGGTCTCATTTCTAATTAGTATCAGTTCTGGGTGCTTCCAATTCATGAATGTAGCATATGCTTTAAATTTCAAccattctcaaaataaaaataattttaatttatgtgagcttttagaattaatttaaaaaatactacatactttttaaagttgaaaatcaCTGCTTTATTTTTGGATGTCTCTTCCCCGTTTTTTCTTGCTCTGGCCTCCATCTctattttccccttattttttCGCTCCTATATTTGGAGATGCTGGATGTTTGATTTGTAGATACTGCAACCTCTCCGTCCCATTCCATGGATGTCTTTTAGACTTTGGAACCTGCATAGCAAAACCTGGTCAGCATTGTATAAAAGAGGTTCACATTAAAGGTAAGTcttgacactttaaaaaaaaaacctatttagGATGAGCACAGGAAAAATCCTTATACAACAGCAACATTCATGGAACATTTACTACATGCGAGATGCTATCCTAAGGACTTTACCTGGATTGCATTACACCAACAAAACAATAATGGGCGCTGGATCTTGTCACTGTCCCTATTTTAAGGATGAGGATTCTGAGGCATAGAAAGTTTAAGAAATTTGCACAATATTACACAGCTAATGAGTGTTGGAGCCAAGATTCAAATGCAAGTACTTTGACTCCAGAGCGCATATTCCTAATGAATCTATATACTGCTTCATTCATACCCCTCACATCCTCACAAAAAATTAATACCAAATTTGCTGGGCCCTTCTAAGCGCAGAGCGCTGTGTTACTGCACAGGTTGCGTGCCCAGGCAGCCGGCCTTGTCTGCATGGATTAAAGAGCTAAACATAAAAATCCAAATCATGAAAAtattggagaacatattttaagCTTGGGAAAGAGGAGGCCTCTTTAATACCCAAAAGGCAAAAGTCGTAAAAAAATGGATAGATAAATTTGAATATagtgatattttgaaaattgtaaaatgAATGATAACCCCCAAACTtaagaaatacagaacaacctgGGTGAAAATAGTTGGaatataaataacagaaaaaactATTAATATCTAACCAGAAT
The window above is part of the Equus caballus isolate H_3958 breed thoroughbred chromosome 23, TB-T2T, whole genome shotgun sequence genome. Proteins encoded here:
- the C23H9orf57 gene encoding uncharacterized protein C9orf57 homolog produces the protein MRGIAFGGVFILFWLLRDAGCLICRYCNLSVPFHGCLLDFGTCIAKPGQHCIKEVHIKGGIQWYSVKGCTENTTVCFKRVMKSSEIHTTHCCHRPLCNF